In the genome of Telluria beijingensis, one region contains:
- a CDS encoding BON domain-containing protein, with protein sequence MKIAKNLISAAFVATVAITAVGCSSTNQQASTGEYIDDAVITTKVKAALVNDPNVKAREVNVETFKGDVQLSGFVADPRDAQRAVEIARGVKGVTSVKNDIRVK encoded by the coding sequence ATGAAAATCGCTAAAAACCTCATCTCCGCCGCTTTCGTCGCTACCGTCGCCATCACCGCCGTCGGCTGCTCGTCGACCAACCAGCAAGCCAGCACCGGCGAATACATCGACGACGCCGTGATCACCACCAAGGTCAAGGCTGCCCTGGTCAACGACCCTAACGTGAAGGCGCGCGAAGTGAACGTCGAGACCTTCAAGGGCGACGTCCAGCTGTCGGGCTTCGTGGCCGATCCACGCGACGCCCAGCGCGCCGTCGAGATCGCACGCGGCGTCAAGGGCGTGACCTCGGTCAAGAATGACATCCGTGTGAAATAA
- a CDS encoding glycine zipper 2TM domain-containing protein: MNANRKFIVALLATGALLTGCASNSSQPYGYNSGYGSTSTASAGYGVIESIQVVQGEARTSGAGGVLGGVVGALAGSQVGSGSGRTAATVAGGLAGAVVGNNVEKNRNAAGPEMYQINMRMDNGEYRSVTQDSAYDLRVGNRVRLVDGRVYRY, from the coding sequence ATGAATGCTAACCGTAAATTTATCGTCGCCCTGCTGGCGACCGGCGCACTCCTCACTGGCTGCGCCAGCAACAGCTCCCAGCCTTATGGTTACAACAGCGGCTATGGCTCGACCAGCACCGCCTCGGCCGGCTACGGCGTGATCGAATCGATCCAGGTGGTGCAAGGCGAGGCCCGCACCAGCGGCGCCGGCGGCGTGTTGGGCGGCGTGGTCGGCGCGCTGGCCGGCAGCCAGGTCGGTAGCGGCAGCGGCCGTACCGCGGCTACGGTCGCCGGCGGCCTGGCTGGCGCCGTGGTGGGCAATAACGTCGAGAAGAACCGCAATGCCGCGGGTCCGGAGATGTATCAGATCAATATGCGCATGGATAACGGCGAATACCGCTCCGTGACCCAGGACAGCGCCTATGACCTGCGCGTGGGCAACCGCGTGCGCCTGGTCGATGGCCGCGTCTATCGCTACTGA
- a CDS encoding DUF3616 domain-containing protein: protein MHPSNIVLLEFHPERDDLSPDKELRNGLSVALRMGDNLWLANDESLSIERLTLEAEDSRGKTSFARQHRQYALHDFLALPLPPYDPDGKRINEADIEGLASDGGYLWLTGSHSLRRKRPDEGDGVRRAHKRLASVSADGNRYLLARIPIAKGEGGFELLKESGHKGKRRTAALLRGDEHGNELTGLLRQDEHFGPFLAIPGKDNGFDIEGIALAGKHVLLGLRGPVLRGWAAIVEVAPVDAGEEGWLRLAPLDDEGTLYRKHFLDLDGLGIRDLCVQGKDLLILAGPTMDLDGPVTLFRWPGGARPAKASAVSREMLEHVLALPFGQGVDHPEGIALFSSQDGREQGLLVVHDSASPSRQIGDSILVADVYPLPPRRKTR from the coding sequence ATGCATCCTTCGAATATCGTCCTGCTCGAATTCCATCCCGAACGCGATGACCTCAGCCCCGACAAGGAGTTGCGCAACGGCTTGTCGGTGGCGCTGCGCATGGGCGACAACCTGTGGCTGGCCAATGACGAGTCGCTCAGCATCGAACGCCTGACCCTGGAGGCCGAGGATAGCCGCGGCAAGACCAGTTTCGCGCGCCAGCACCGCCAGTACGCGCTGCACGATTTCCTGGCCTTGCCGCTGCCGCCCTACGATCCGGACGGCAAGCGCATCAACGAGGCCGATATCGAAGGCCTGGCCAGCGATGGCGGCTACCTGTGGCTGACCGGCTCGCACAGCCTGCGCCGCAAGCGGCCCGACGAAGGCGATGGCGTGCGGCGCGCCCACAAGCGCCTGGCCAGCGTCAGCGCCGACGGCAACCGCTACCTGCTGGCGCGGATTCCCATCGCCAAGGGGGAGGGCGGCTTCGAGTTGCTGAAGGAGTCCGGGCACAAGGGCAAGCGGCGTACTGCAGCCTTGCTGCGCGGCGACGAGCATGGCAACGAGCTGACCGGCTTGCTGCGCCAGGACGAGCACTTCGGTCCTTTCCTGGCGATTCCGGGCAAGGACAACGGTTTCGATATCGAGGGCATTGCCCTGGCCGGCAAGCACGTGCTGCTGGGCCTGCGCGGCCCAGTGCTGCGCGGCTGGGCCGCGATCGTCGAGGTGGCGCCGGTCGACGCTGGCGAAGAAGGCTGGTTGCGGCTGGCGCCGCTCGATGACGAGGGCACGCTATACCGGAAGCATTTTCTCGACCTGGATGGGCTCGGCATTCGCGACCTGTGCGTGCAAGGCAAGGACTTGTTAATCCTGGCCGGGCCGACGATGGACCTGGATGGACCGGTCACGCTGTTTCGCTGGCCTGGCGGCGCCCGGCCGGCCAAGGCCTCGGCGGTGTCCCGCGAGATGCTGGAACACGTGCTGGCGCTGCCGTTCGGCCAGGGAGTCGACCATCCGGAAGGGATTGCGCTGTTTTCCAGCCAGGACGGCCGAGAGCAGGGGCTGCTGGTGGTGCATGACTCGGCCTCGCCCAGCAGGCAGATCGGCGACAGCATCCTGGTGGCGGATGTGTATCCGCTGCCGCCGCGGAGGAAAACGCGGTAA
- a CDS encoding phage holin family protein, producing MDKKEAIVHNPGVISGISSLFKSLFGLAVSRVELAALELAEIRNHVIELLALFAGAVLAVWFAIAFGAMTVVALAWDSMGWTILLIMFAVFALITAVLVTKGLALLKQNKLAFPATMKELKNDREMLL from the coding sequence GTGGACAAGAAAGAAGCGATCGTACATAACCCTGGCGTCATCAGCGGCATTTCCAGCCTGTTCAAGAGCCTGTTCGGCCTGGCCGTCTCGCGGGTCGAACTCGCAGCGCTCGAGCTGGCCGAGATCCGCAACCATGTCATCGAACTGCTGGCCCTGTTCGCGGGGGCGGTGCTGGCGGTGTGGTTCGCCATCGCCTTCGGCGCCATGACGGTGGTGGCGCTGGCGTGGGACTCGATGGGCTGGACCATCCTGCTCATCATGTTCGCGGTCTTCGCGCTGATCACGGCGGTGCTGGTCACCAAGGGCCTGGCGCTGCTCAAGCAGAACAAGCTGGCCTTCCCGGCGACGATGAAAGAACTCAAGAACGACCGCGAGATGCTGTTGTAA
- a CDS encoding DUF883 family protein, with amino-acid sequence MLETSRNTNGSMHPISGSTYATQSDIKALVRDAQSMLTAAASLTGEKAEELRARGMKLLDQAMGGASLLPTQAVEKGKELAHTADVYVKDHPWRTMVIAGGVGVLIGVLLSRKH; translated from the coding sequence ATGCTAGAGACTTCCCGCAACACCAACGGCAGCATGCACCCGATCAGCGGCAGCACCTACGCCACCCAGTCCGATATCAAGGCGCTGGTGCGCGATGCGCAATCGATGCTGACCGCGGCCGCTTCGCTGACCGGCGAAAAGGCCGAGGAGCTGCGTGCACGCGGCATGAAGCTGCTCGACCAGGCCATGGGCGGCGCCAGCCTGCTGCCGACCCAGGCCGTAGAAAAGGGCAAGGAACTGGCCCACACGGCCGATGTCTATGTCAAGGACCACCCCTGGCGCACGATGGTGATCGCGGGTGGCGTCGGTGTGCTGATCGGCGTGCTGCTAAGCCGTAAACATTAA
- a CDS encoding ferritin-like domain-containing protein: MEQTNNLAHGFDISAIRQAAANLDDGAVTEGYQADREAVIAMLNDALATELLCVMRYKRHYYTVAGPNTGHIKAEFLEHAQQEQDHADRIAERIVQLNGSPNFNPATLTARSHAEYDESDDVQAMVRADLIAERVAIESYRQMIAAIGDKDPTTRNMLIDIMAVEEEHADDMRDLMA, translated from the coding sequence ATGGAACAGACCAACAACCTGGCGCACGGCTTCGACATTTCGGCGATCCGCCAAGCGGCGGCCAACCTCGACGACGGCGCCGTCACCGAGGGCTACCAGGCCGACCGCGAAGCGGTCATCGCGATGCTCAACGACGCCCTGGCTACCGAGCTGCTGTGCGTGATGCGCTACAAGCGCCATTACTACACGGTGGCCGGTCCCAACACCGGCCACATCAAGGCCGAATTCCTCGAGCATGCGCAGCAGGAGCAGGACCACGCCGACCGCATCGCCGAACGCATCGTGCAGCTCAACGGCTCGCCCAACTTCAACCCGGCCACGCTGACCGCGCGCAGCCATGCCGAATATGACGAATCGGACGACGTGCAGGCCATGGTGCGGGCCGACCTGATCGCCGAACGGGTGGCGATCGAGTCGTACCGGCAAATGATTGCGGCAATCGGCGACAAGGATCCGACCACGCGCAATATGCTCATCGACATCATGGCGGTCGAAGAAGAGCATGCCGACGATATGCGCGACCTGATGGCCTGA
- a CDS encoding OmpA family protein — protein MKNRKSAVSILAAAVLAAACASTPVSTPTLDQARADFVSANNNPQVGTYAPMEFKQASEALDQANQAAQRRESLEDIDRLAYVAKQRIATAQEVAKAKAAEANIADASRQRDQVRLEARTAEAERAKRDAEAAQAQAQQAQAQAQATMQQNAALAERAAQLEALLNDIQAVKTERGYVVTIGDVLFATNQATLNPNGTSTLRKLADVMSQNPNRTVLVEGFTDSTGSASYNQDLSQRRAESVATALSQMGVARDRISMKAYGQAFPVASNDNAAGRQQNRRVEIVLSNEGAQIPPRAAMR, from the coding sequence ATGAAAAACCGTAAATCCGCCGTCTCGATCCTGGCCGCCGCCGTGCTGGCCGCCGCCTGCGCCAGCACCCCGGTGAGCACGCCGACCCTGGACCAGGCGCGCGCCGACTTCGTCAGCGCCAACAATAATCCGCAGGTGGGGACCTACGCGCCGATGGAATTCAAGCAGGCCAGCGAAGCGCTCGACCAGGCCAACCAGGCCGCGCAGCGCCGCGAAAGCCTGGAAGACATCGACCGCCTGGCCTATGTCGCCAAGCAGCGCATCGCCACCGCGCAAGAGGTCGCCAAGGCCAAGGCCGCCGAGGCGAATATCGCCGACGCGTCGCGCCAGCGCGACCAGGTGCGCCTCGAGGCACGCACGGCCGAGGCCGAACGCGCCAAGCGCGACGCCGAGGCCGCCCAGGCCCAGGCCCAGCAGGCCCAGGCGCAAGCCCAGGCCACCATGCAGCAGAACGCCGCGCTGGCCGAGCGCGCCGCCCAGCTGGAAGCCTTGCTGAACGACATACAGGCCGTCAAGACCGAGCGCGGCTATGTGGTGACGATCGGCGACGTGCTGTTCGCCACCAACCAGGCGACCCTGAATCCGAATGGAACCTCGACCTTGCGCAAGCTGGCCGACGTGATGTCGCAGAACCCGAACCGCACCGTGCTGGTCGAAGGGTTTACCGACAGTACCGGCAGCGCGAGCTACAACCAGGACCTGTCGCAGCGCCGCGCCGAGTCCGTCGCCACCGCGCTCAGCCAGATGGGCGTCGCGCGCGACCGCATCTCGATGAAGGCCTATGGCCAGGCATTCCCGGTGGCGTCCAACGACAACGCCGCGGGCCGCCAGCAGAACCGCCGCGTCGAGATCGTGCTGTCGAACGAAGGGGCGCAAATCCCGCCACGCGCAGCAATGCGCTGA
- a CDS encoding DUF4398 domain-containing protein encodes MNKHQTMTGLRLSCAAAVLALTACASPDKAPATADVAVSRNAVENAVSAGAAELAPAEISAAREKMVRANQALAARDYKLARELAIQAQADAKLAQSKAVSAKATAASTQLNEDLRVLREEVDRANSQ; translated from the coding sequence ATGAATAAACATCAAACGATGACCGGGCTTCGCCTCAGCTGCGCCGCCGCCGTGCTGGCGCTCACCGCCTGCGCCAGCCCCGACAAGGCGCCGGCAACGGCCGACGTTGCAGTGTCGCGCAACGCGGTGGAAAACGCCGTGTCGGCAGGCGCCGCCGAACTGGCGCCGGCCGAGATCAGCGCTGCGCGCGAAAAAATGGTCCGCGCCAACCAGGCCCTGGCCGCGCGCGACTACAAGCTGGCGCGCGAACTCGCGATCCAGGCCCAGGCCGACGCCAAGCTGGCCCAGAGCAAGGCTGTGTCGGCCAAGGCCACCGCCGCCTCGACCCAGCTGAACGAAGACTTGCGCGTGCTGCGCGAGGAAGTCGACCGCGCCAACAGCCAGTAA
- a CDS encoding BON domain-containing protein, which yields MNGSSIKRFGSIPVLLALLAGGPLAGCASGIPGFGTVATVDDAAISAGVRNAIRHDPELTVSDLDVDTYQGIVRLSGFVSSADSVAAAASVARTVKGVKSVRNDLRLK from the coding sequence ATGAACGGATCGAGCATCAAGCGTTTTGGAAGCATCCCTGTCCTGCTGGCCTTGCTGGCCGGCGGACCGCTGGCAGGGTGTGCCTCGGGCATCCCCGGTTTCGGTACCGTCGCAACAGTCGACGACGCCGCGATCAGCGCCGGTGTCCGCAACGCCATCCGCCACGATCCCGAATTGACGGTGTCCGATCTCGATGTCGACACGTACCAAGGAATTGTCCGGCTCAGCGGCTTCGTCAGCTCGGCGGACAGCGTAGCCGCGGCGGCCTCGGTCGCGCGAACCGTCAAGGGCGTCAAATCGGTTAGGAATGACCTGCGCCTGAAGTAA
- a CDS encoding glycine zipper 2TM domain-containing protein, whose amino-acid sequence MKNIKTLVVTATLATAAFGMVGCGNMSKQDRNTAIGAGAGAVLGGAVTGGSAVGTVGGAAVGGVIGNQVKTTN is encoded by the coding sequence ATGAAAAACATCAAAACTCTGGTAGTGACCGCAACCCTGGCAACCGCCGCATTCGGCATGGTTGGCTGCGGCAATATGTCGAAGCAGGACCGTAATACCGCGATCGGCGCCGGCGCCGGCGCCGTGCTGGGTGGCGCCGTGACTGGCGGCAGCGCCGTCGGCACCGTGGGCGGCGCAGCCGTCGGCGGCGTGATCGGCAACCAGGTCAAGACCACCAACTGA
- a CDS encoding Crp/Fnr family transcriptional regulator, with protein MNAAAHPSVAEHNSNLLLAALPPQDMARLLPLLDQVRVEAGQVLCEAGDPIAHIYFPHDCLVSLLGVAEGRMTLEVGQVGREGMLGVTAALGHDTAQVRAVVQRAGSASRMEGARLRAEAERNPGLQRVLYRYTDALLAQAIQIAVCSRFHVLEARLARSLLVTRDRLQSDRFHLTHEFLAHALGVRRVGVTKAASALQQQGLIDYSRGNIEILDPDGLAAASCTCYQIVKEAGSLPVADSA; from the coding sequence ATGAATGCTGCCGCCCACCCATCCGTCGCCGAGCACAACAGCAACCTGCTGCTGGCCGCGTTGCCGCCGCAGGACATGGCGCGCCTGCTGCCGCTGCTGGACCAGGTCAGGGTAGAGGCGGGGCAAGTGCTGTGCGAGGCCGGCGATCCGATCGCGCACATCTATTTTCCGCACGATTGCCTGGTGTCCCTGCTCGGCGTGGCCGAAGGCCGCATGACGCTCGAAGTCGGCCAGGTGGGCCGCGAAGGCATGCTGGGCGTGACCGCCGCCCTGGGCCACGACACGGCCCAGGTGCGCGCCGTGGTCCAGCGCGCCGGCAGCGCCAGCCGCATGGAAGGCGCCCGCCTGCGTGCCGAGGCCGAGCGCAATCCGGGGCTGCAGCGGGTACTGTACCGCTATACCGATGCGCTGCTGGCGCAGGCGATCCAGATCGCGGTGTGCAGCCGCTTCCACGTGCTCGAGGCGCGCCTGGCGCGCTCGCTGCTGGTCACGCGCGACCGTTTGCAGTCCGACCGCTTTCACCTGACCCATGAATTCCTGGCCCATGCGCTGGGTGTGCGCCGCGTGGGCGTGACCAAGGCCGCCAGCGCCCTGCAGCAGCAGGGCCTGATCGACTACAGCCGAGGCAATATCGAGATCCTCGATCCGGATGGGCTGGCGGCGGCGTCGTGCACCTGCTACCAGATCGTCAAGGAGGCGGGTTCGCTGCCGGTGGCCGACAGCGCATAA
- a CDS encoding glycine zipper 2TM domain-containing protein, whose product MNTPPNHPVKNRPHPLLLLAAAAVVLFCLAGTAAIMGWLPSSVGGTANRQLSEAERLALASTLPQDVPPTAPGLAPNAAYPGAPLAPAQQPQQVYAPAPAVVPAPAPQAAPASTPVADSKPTQVAANERDWCANCGNVESVRTITQRAEGSGLGAAGGAVIGGLLGNQVGGGTGRTLATAAGAIGGAVVGNQVEGNMKATTSYEIRVRLDDGTLRTFRQNSQPQWRSGDRVRIVKGKLRSVA is encoded by the coding sequence ATGAACACGCCACCAAATCACCCCGTCAAGAACCGCCCCCATCCCCTGCTGCTGCTGGCCGCGGCCGCGGTCGTGCTGTTCTGCCTGGCCGGCACCGCCGCCATCATGGGCTGGCTGCCCTCGTCGGTCGGCGGCACCGCCAACCGTCAATTGAGCGAAGCCGAGCGCCTGGCGCTGGCTTCCACCTTGCCGCAAGACGTTCCCCCGACAGCGCCGGGCCTGGCGCCGAACGCGGCCTACCCTGGCGCGCCGCTGGCGCCGGCACAGCAGCCCCAGCAAGTCTATGCACCGGCGCCGGCCGTGGTCCCCGCCCCGGCGCCACAGGCGGCGCCAGCTTCCACGCCGGTCGCGGACAGCAAGCCGACGCAAGTCGCCGCCAATGAGCGCGACTGGTGCGCCAACTGCGGCAATGTGGAATCGGTGCGCACCATCACCCAGCGCGCCGAAGGCAGCGGCCTGGGCGCGGCCGGCGGCGCCGTCATCGGCGGCCTGCTGGGCAACCAGGTCGGCGGCGGCACCGGCCGCACCCTGGCCACCGCGGCCGGCGCGATCGGCGGCGCCGTGGTCGGCAACCAGGTCGAGGGCAATATGAAGGCCACGACCAGCTACGAGATCCGTGTGCGCCTGGACGACGGCACCCTGCGCACCTTCCGCCAGAACAGCCAGCCGCAGTGGCGCAGCGGCGACCGCGTGCGCATCGTGAAGGGCAAGCTGCGCTCGGTCGCCTGA
- a CDS encoding lmo0937 family membrane protein translates to MLYTIAVVLVILWLLGLVTSYTIGGFIHILLVVAVIMILVRLISGRGI, encoded by the coding sequence ATGTTGTATACCATCGCTGTCGTTCTCGTAATCCTGTGGCTGCTCGGCCTGGTGACCTCGTACACCATCGGCGGCTTCATCCACATCCTGCTCGTCGTCGCCGTCATCATGATCCTGGTGCGCCTGATCAGCGGACGCGGTATATAG
- a CDS encoding OmpA family protein: protein MHKNFIKSTAAIAIVALTASGCADMSATQRGTATGAGIGAGLGGLIGGTTSGGGGGRVAGGAAIGAAAGAVIGNIWSKRMEAQKQQMEQATQGTGVQVTQTQDNRLKLEIPSDISFDTGRSDIKGNFQPILQRFAQTLQENPNTNVVIIGHTDSTGSDAVNQPLSVDRASRTRDYLAGRGVNPNRITIEGRGSREPIASNNDNAGKARNRRVEIYVAEPARG, encoded by the coding sequence ATGCATAAAAACTTCATCAAATCGACCGCCGCCATCGCCATCGTGGCCCTGACCGCCAGCGGTTGTGCCGACATGTCCGCCACCCAGCGCGGCACCGCGACCGGCGCCGGCATCGGCGCCGGCCTGGGCGGCCTGATCGGCGGCACGACGAGCGGCGGCGGCGGTGGCCGCGTCGCGGGCGGCGCCGCCATCGGCGCAGCGGCCGGTGCCGTGATCGGCAATATCTGGTCCAAGCGCATGGAAGCGCAAAAGCAGCAGATGGAACAGGCCACCCAGGGCACCGGCGTGCAGGTCACCCAGACCCAGGACAACCGCCTGAAACTCGAGATCCCGAGCGATATCTCGTTCGACACCGGCCGCTCGGACATCAAGGGCAACTTCCAGCCGATCCTGCAGCGCTTCGCCCAGACCCTGCAAGAGAACCCGAACACCAACGTGGTCATCATCGGCCACACCGACAGCACCGGCAGCGATGCGGTCAACCAGCCGCTGTCGGTCGACCGCGCTTCGCGCACCCGCGACTACCTGGCCGGCCGCGGCGTGAACCCGAACCGCATCACCATCGAAGGCCGCGGCTCGCGCGAACCGATCGCGTCGAACAACGACAATGCGGGCAAGGCGCGCAACCGTCGTGTCGAGATCTACGTGGCGGAACCAGCGCGCGGCTGA
- a CDS encoding branched-chain amino acid aminotransferase, translated as MYLTYYNGQWAEGNTPLYGAMDHSLWLGSSVFDGARAIRGKLPDLRPHLERVITSAEKLGLRCPLGVDEMEVLVREGVAKFPADAELYIRPLVFGSEGFLIPVAEKSQFALTLFDAPLPPFSGFSSCLSTMRRPQPNMAPTDAKASALYANSTRAMREAKERGFDQAIMLDAEGHVAEFASSNLFLVTEDGKVVTPALNGTFLAGITRARVMALLAAAGMQVEERTVKATELNTAREIFSTGNYGKVTPCTRYEDRTLEAGPVARQARELYLAFTDAC; from the coding sequence ATGTACCTCACCTACTACAACGGCCAATGGGCTGAAGGAAATACTCCACTGTATGGCGCGATGGACCACAGCCTGTGGCTCGGTTCGTCGGTATTCGACGGCGCGCGCGCTATCCGCGGCAAGCTGCCCGACCTGCGGCCGCACCTGGAGCGCGTGATCACATCCGCCGAGAAGCTCGGCCTGCGCTGCCCGCTCGGCGTGGACGAGATGGAAGTGCTGGTGCGCGAAGGCGTGGCCAAGTTCCCGGCCGACGCCGAGCTGTACATCCGCCCGCTGGTATTCGGTTCCGAGGGCTTCCTGATCCCGGTGGCCGAGAAAAGCCAGTTCGCGCTGACCCTGTTCGACGCGCCGCTGCCGCCGTTCAGCGGATTCTCGAGCTGCCTGTCGACCATGCGCCGGCCGCAGCCGAACATGGCGCCGACCGACGCCAAGGCCTCGGCCCTGTACGCCAACTCGACCCGCGCCATGCGCGAAGCGAAGGAACGCGGTTTCGACCAGGCGATCATGCTCGACGCCGAAGGCCACGTGGCCGAGTTCGCATCGTCGAACCTGTTCCTGGTGACCGAGGATGGCAAGGTCGTGACGCCGGCCCTGAACGGCACCTTCCTGGCCGGGATCACGCGGGCGCGCGTGATGGCGCTGCTGGCCGCAGCCGGCATGCAGGTCGAAGAGCGCACGGTCAAGGCGACCGAGCTGAATACGGCGCGCGAGATCTTCAGCACCGGTAACTACGGCAAGGTCACCCCATGCACCCGCTACGAGGACCGCACGCTGGAGGCGGGCCCGGTTGCGCGCCAGGCGCGCGAGTTGTACCTGGCGTTCACCGACGCCTGCTAA
- a CDS encoding site-specific recombinase has translation MLAILERIDPYSDNIDLLVELVCHLRPRQRWVWQDADDPAQAVRTLTQLLKGNPGQAWTLRRYITTLLEKRRHTSLYSDIGILSNDGFVTELKSRITYRLLPPALDDLYLSDALDQLLYREDDYEWIRAVPDADWMQLFGVIANAPPPDDAAPGRARVVTLKGLLDAIRTLSCRICALGLEPRLVHSYSQIENFDSPFLMQNIEANRYLDEYARYLGGERERPDDARHLLVMLDQCEDVVLKIRRLALSNGTSIALTYLLVAVQQSIDRLQKLLFLVDVTDEKGSTPVPAPALEVMDELVIDGEVMTPVVPQADKPGQLAPLDAPLLSPRQRAAISLAEELIEAHNTKYQVSGLVRDNVHLLARNVTENASRTGEHYIAEDRKDLRKMLWSSSGAGFIVGFMALCKILLGYLRMPPLIEAFLFSMNYSLGFVLIHMLHFTVATKQPAMTAQRIAASLHRSATGRGIDVDKLAELVNKVFRTQMVAVLGNVLVAFPVAWAIAEGVRWYTGHHLVDPIKALHLLNDIDPLNSPALFYAAVAGVWLFVAGLISGYYDNKALYTRMGQRVQQIRGLRRLLGAERLARLGGYVEDNLGGLMGNFFFGILLGTTGTIGFLLGLPIDIRHITFSAANFATALVALDYGMSWAQIANATAGVLLIGTINLLVSFGLALWVALRARKIQFKRWILLVQALGRRFAYSPIEFFLGPRHRQLPPPDTVSSRGTK, from the coding sequence ATGCTTGCTATTCTCGAACGGATCGACCCTTACAGCGACAACATCGACCTGCTGGTCGAGTTGGTCTGCCACCTGCGCCCGCGCCAGCGCTGGGTGTGGCAGGACGCGGACGATCCGGCCCAGGCGGTGCGCACGCTGACCCAGCTCCTGAAGGGCAATCCGGGCCAGGCCTGGACGCTGCGCCGCTACATCACGACGCTGCTCGAGAAGCGCCGGCATACGAGTCTTTACAGCGATATCGGCATCCTGTCGAACGACGGCTTCGTCACCGAACTGAAAAGCCGCATCACCTACCGCCTGCTGCCGCCGGCGCTCGACGACCTGTACCTGTCGGACGCGCTCGACCAGCTGCTGTACCGCGAAGACGACTACGAATGGATCCGCGCGGTGCCCGACGCCGACTGGATGCAGCTGTTCGGCGTGATCGCCAATGCGCCGCCGCCGGACGACGCCGCCCCCGGCCGCGCGCGCGTGGTCACCCTCAAGGGTTTATTGGACGCGATCCGCACCCTGTCCTGCCGCATCTGCGCGCTCGGCCTCGAGCCGCGCCTGGTGCACAGCTACAGCCAGATCGAGAACTTCGATTCGCCGTTCCTGATGCAGAACATCGAGGCCAACCGCTACCTCGACGAGTACGCGCGCTACCTGGGCGGCGAACGCGAACGCCCGGACGACGCGCGCCACCTGCTGGTGATGCTCGACCAGTGCGAAGACGTGGTGCTCAAGATCCGGCGCCTGGCGCTGTCGAACGGCACCAGCATCGCCCTCACTTACCTGCTGGTGGCGGTCCAGCAAAGCATCGACCGCCTGCAGAAGCTGCTGTTCCTGGTCGACGTCACCGACGAGAAGGGGTCCACCCCGGTCCCGGCGCCGGCGCTGGAAGTGATGGACGAGCTGGTGATCGACGGCGAAGTCATGACGCCGGTCGTGCCCCAGGCCGACAAGCCCGGCCAGCTGGCGCCGCTCGATGCGCCGCTATTGAGTCCGCGCCAGCGCGCGGCCATTTCGCTGGCCGAGGAGCTGATCGAAGCCCACAATACCAAGTACCAGGTCAGCGGCCTGGTGCGCGACAACGTCCACCTGCTGGCCCGTAACGTCACCGAGAACGCCAGCCGCACCGGCGAGCACTACATCGCCGAAGACCGCAAGGACTTGCGCAAGATGCTGTGGTCCTCGTCCGGAGCCGGCTTCATCGTCGGCTTCATGGCGCTGTGCAAGATCCTGCTCGGCTACCTGCGCATGCCGCCGCTGATCGAGGCCTTCCTGTTCAGCATGAACTACTCGCTAGGCTTCGTGCTGATCCACATGCTGCACTTCACGGTCGCGACCAAGCAGCCGGCCATGACGGCCCAGCGCATTGCCGCCTCGCTGCACCGCTCCGCCACCGGACGCGGGATCGACGTCGACAAGCTGGCCGAACTGGTCAACAAGGTATTCCGCACCCAGATGGTGGCGGTGCTCGGCAACGTGCTGGTGGCCTTCCCCGTGGCCTGGGCCATCGCCGAAGGCGTGCGCTGGTACACCGGCCACCACCTGGTCGATCCGATCAAGGCGCTGCACCTGCTGAACGACATCGATCCGCTGAACAGCCCGGCCCTGTTCTACGCCGCCGTGGCCGGCGTCTGGCTGTTCGTGGCCGGCCTGATCTCGGGCTACTACGACAACAAGGCGCTGTACACGCGCATGGGCCAGCGCGTGCAGCAGATCCGCGGCCTGCGCCGCCTGCTGGGCGCCGAGCGGCTGGCGCGGCTGGGCGGCTATGTCGAGGACAATCTCGGCGGCCTGATGGGTAACTTCTTCTTCGGCATCCTGCTGGGCACCACGGGCACCATCGGTTTCCTGCTCGGCCTGCCGATCGACATCCGCCACATCACCTTCTCGGCCGCCAACTTCGCGACCGCGCTGGTGGCCCTGGACTATGGCATGAGCTGGGCCCAGATCGCCAACGCCACCGCCGGCGTCCTGCTGATCGGCACCATCAACCTGTTGGTGAGCTTCGGGCTGGCGCTGTGGGTGGCGCTGCGCGCCCGCAAGATCCAGTTCAAGCGCTGGATCCTGCTGGTGCAGGCGCTGGGCCGGCGCTTCGCTTATTCGCCGATCGAATTCTTCCTGGGTCCGCGGCATCGCCAGCTGCCGCCGCCCGATACCGTGTCCTCGAGGGGAACAAAATGA